From a single Paenibacillus sp. FSL W8-0426 genomic region:
- a CDS encoding BC1881 family protein, producing MADLSTVSTRDLQAELARREGVSTLTLGPYERVKVTDYGGGLVEMYSDRREFTIVGPATITVNID from the coding sequence ATGGCGGATTTATCAACGGTAAGTACGCGTGATTTACAAGCGGAATTAGCGCGCAGAGAAGGCGTAAGTACGTTAACGCTAGGGCCATACGAGCGTGTTAAAGTTACGGATTACGGCGGAGGTTTAGTCGAGATGTATAGCGATAGGCGAGAGTTTACGATCGTCGGTCCCGCAACTATCACGGTAAATATCGATTAA
- a CDS encoding phBC6A51 family helix-turn-helix protein produces MSKRKQALEARLEGRQIRAALMCVEREFAPEDERKGYDEIAEEVGVSRQSLHRWRTQNRAFIDYVNLIADEWLESERAYVYRQLMKTISGAQPSIKGIDLYFKRHGLITNQIAVETKDGSESRSNDDLTQDIAELDALLEENE; encoded by the coding sequence ATGTCTAAACGTAAACAAGCGCTTGAGGCCCGCTTAGAAGGCCGCCAAATCCGCGCAGCTCTAATGTGTGTAGAGCGTGAGTTCGCGCCAGAAGATGAGCGAAAGGGATACGACGAGATTGCGGAGGAGGTCGGAGTATCGCGCCAATCACTGCACCGATGGCGTACGCAGAACCGCGCATTTATCGATTATGTCAATCTGATCGCGGATGAGTGGCTCGAATCGGAGCGCGCGTATGTCTACCGGCAGCTTATGAAGACGATTAGCGGCGCGCAGCCATCGATTAAAGGCATCGACTTGTACTTCAAGCGCCACGGACTTATTACGAATCAAATCGCGGTCGAGACGAAGGACGGCTCGGAATCACGGTCTAACGATGACCTGACGCAAGATATCGCAGAACTTGACGCATTGCTCGAAGAAAACGAATAA
- a CDS encoding helix-turn-helix transcriptional regulator — protein MNIVVTPRLGEILKERGLTQTWLSEVSGVPQGSISRFDKNNRHEDVHIFAIARALNVAVDELFTITEMKIIK, from the coding sequence ATGAATATTGTAGTAACTCCGCGGCTTGGAGAGATTCTTAAAGAGCGCGGCCTAACACAGACCTGGTTGTCCGAGGTATCAGGAGTACCGCAGGGATCAATATCCAGGTTTGATAAGAATAACCGCCATGAAGATGTGCATATATTTGCAATTGCTCGCGCGCTGAATGTAGCCGTCGACGAGCTTTTTACAATAACGGAGATGAAGATAATAAAATAG